In Pirellulales bacterium, the genomic stretch CAGCGGTATGCCTGACTCCCGCGCTAGGGCCATCGCGACGAGGATTCGCTCGGTGACGGGGCCGGTATTCCACAAAGGGAATTTTCCACCGGGATAGTAATCGTTTTGCAGATCGATCAGTAGTATTCCGCGCATGAAGTCACCTAGGAAGCATGGGGCGGAGTGGCAGTAGATTTAATAACCAACGTATTAAACCCGCTCCGCGGAATTAATGAAAGCATAAAATTCAATGGCTTTACTGTCCACGCGATTAGCGAGCTTGCTACACGCGCGCCTTCTTCCACTTTCCGCCGCTAAACCGCCATACTACTAGCGCGGTCCGCACATAAATATCGATCACCATGGCGTACCACGCCCCGGACAATCCCCAACCTAAAAGCGGTAGCGATTGCGCCATCCACGGCAACGTCAGACTAGAATGAGCGAGCGCGGTCCCCAGCGGTATCCGCACCAGCAAAAAACCGACAAACGTCACCAAGAGCGGCCACCGCGTGTCCCCCGCCCCGCGCAACGCCCCCGTCAGGATCATCAGGATCACCAGCCCCGGCTGGGCGAGAGTCACAATCCGCAAGGCCCGCGCCGCCTGGGCGATTACCTCGGGCTGGTCAGATTTGACAAACATCCGCGCTAAAAACTCGTTGCCAAAAAACAAAATCGCGCAGCTCAAAATTAAAAACGCCTCCCCCACCAGACAGGCGATCCAGACGCTGCGCGTCGCGCGGGCGGGCTGCCCCGCCCCCAGGTTTTGCCCAACCATCGTCGTGGCGGCGACCTGCAGGGCCGCGACCGGCAGATAACTGAGCGACTCTAGCCGGATCGCCACGCCATGTGCCGCGGCCGAGACCTCACCCAGGTCGTTGATCACCCGCATGAACCACAGGTGGCAGCCGATCATGGCCAGTAAATCAATCCCGCCGGGAATTCCCACGGAAAATATTCGCCACGCCCGCGCGGCGTCCCAGCGAATTTCCGCCGGAATGATTTTTAGCCCGGCGGTCCCGCGGTTCATGGCCCAAAGCATGATCAGCACCCCCACGCCGTAACCGGCAACCGTGCCGATGACCAGGCCATCCCAGCCCAATTGGGGGAATGGCCCCAGACCCACGACCAGGCCAAAGCTGACCAGCATATCAATGGCATTGACGGCGACCATGGAGAGCATGGGGCTAAACGTGTCCCCGGCCGCGCGGAGCGCGCCTCCGCCGACGCTTTCGATCATCATCGCTGGAAGGGCGGGAATAAGAAACAAAAAATATCGGGCGGCCAGCTCCGCCGCGGTCCCGTGCAAACCTAATAGCTCCACCACGGGTCGGCTAAAAAAATACAGGCCCAACATGGGAACCAGACACAACAGCCCCCCCCAAAAGAGCGAGACATTGGCGATGCGGCGGGCTTCATGATATTCCCCCGCGCCGATGGACCGGGCCACAATGGCGGTGGTGCCGATGGAGACCAGGCTAAAAATGCTGATCAAAAACCACAGGCAGTAATTAACCAGATTCATCGCGGCCAGATGTTCCGGCCGGCCCAGTTGGGTACCAGCCAGCCAGGAATCGGTCATGCCGACCAGCATATCCAAAATTTGGACCGCCAGGATGGGGAGCGCCAGCCGGGCCAGCACGGGCAGAATAGGTCCCGGGGCGGTGATGGGAGACGGAGCTGGCGATAGCGACTGGTGCATGGTCCGCTCGAGGGTCACTTAAATCCGTGGACTGACTGCGGTGCGAAAAGCATGCGGGATCCCAGTAGGGTGGCTTTTTGACGATGTGACGTTGCCACCACTCCAGCTTGCGTAAGCTACCAACACAGTTTATCCCTCCTCCGCGGTTAGGAACAGGAGGCTTCCCGTTTACGGCCAGGCCCCGCTTCCGACGCTATTTGTAAATCGACGTCATTTGGGCCGCGGGGCCAATGATCTCCCCCACAACGCCATGATTACCCGTGGCAAACCCCACGGGACGCCGCAGCGGTTCTTGCGAAAAGCGCGCTTGCATTTTGGCCAAGGTGGGGGACCAATCGACTTGTCCGGTTTCCAACCATCGGATAACCGCCGATTTGCGGGCTTCCTCCATTTCCGCAAAACTCCAACCGTGGCTATCGGCCACAACTCGCTCCCAATCAAACTTCTCTAGCAAGGGAGCGGGCCAGGTTTCGCGTACGAACCGTCTGCGCAATTCCGCGGTGGGATTGTTAAAATGCAGAATCTGATCCAGCCGCCCGGGACGTTTGGCGGCGGGATCGAGCTCATCCAAATTCAGGTTGCTGGTGAATAAATAGATGACACCATGCTTGGGATGCATGCCATCCATTTCCGTCAAGAAGGTGCTTTGCCCTTCGTCACCGTAGCGCTGGCGGTCGCGCAAGGCCATGTCAAAATCGTCGAACAGGATGACTCCCGGCTCATCCAAGCTGAATAAATCGCGTATCGAGCCGTTAGAGCGTGCCGCTTGAAATTCCTCGCTCGTAACTTGATTCCAGGCCAAACCGCGGCGCAGCGCTTCGTACCGCAGCCAGCGGCACGCCATGGTTTTGCCATTTCCCGGCGAGCCAAGCAACAAAACCCCGCGCTTTTGAGTGATCCGATACTGACGCAGCAGTCGCTGGTCGCGCTTTAACACGCCAATCGTATTATCCCACAGGCTTTGCTGCTCGCCTGGAGGCATGATGGGGGGCTGTTCCCGTTTCGCGCGGCGTTGACGGCGCAGCAGGTAGCGGTACAGCCGCCGAACCTGGCCCGTGGGCACAAACCACACATCGGGAAACTCCCATTTACGTGGAGTCAGTAGCTCCACGGCGCGCAGTTCCGTTCCCGCATGCCGCAAGGTGTAAAATCTAAGCCCCCAAGATAATTGATGTCCCGGCTTACCCCCATCTAAGTACATTAACGGCGGCAAGTCAATCAAACCCAAATGTTGCGTTTCCTTTCCGTCATGGTGCAAGTACCACTCAAACTCCCAGCCGAAGCGCAGGGTAAGCACTTCCTGCGTTAGCGCGCGTTCGACCTGCGCTTTGACTTGCGTCAAGACAGCGTGAATTTCAGTAAGCTTCTTTAACATCGTCCTACCAACAAAGATGCCTGAGTGACCGGATCAATCCGGCCCGCAAGAACGTTGACACAGGGCCGACAGAGAGGTTCGGCGTGCCGTGGACAGAGGCCATGCGGAGAGTCAAATTTCCTCCGCCGCCCCGTGGGATCCTGCCCGAATCCCAATAAATTGTATTGATGGAAATTGGTGTCTCGACTATGATGCCGAAAATAACCCTAATATTAATTTACGATATTTCAACAGCAATACACCACTTGGTTCAACCACGGGATTTACATCTAAAGGAATACCTACACCCACCGCGATTTACGACCATCCACGCACAAATGCTTTTAATACGCGTATCTACGAGTTTGAATCATATGCGGTTTGTGCGGACAACGGTCACGTTTTGGGTGGCATCGGCTGGGGATTTACAGTCTTAGGTGCCCAGCAACAATTAAGCGATGTTCAAATACCGAGAAAACTACAGGAATTAACTCCAACGGCCCGAGATGCGGCCAATAGGTACAATGCCCTCAACAAACCAAAATAATTCGCTTGTGTGCTACTGTATCGCGATCATTGTTGCGCTTACAGGATTTACCTTTCTTTCGCAGCACGAGAAGTCTATAGACGCCAATGAGACCACGGCCACTACGCAACATCGAGATATTCAATGCAAGATTGAATCACTCATCAGGACAATTACTGATGACCCAGATGAATTTGGCCGTTCAACTCCTTCGGTATACGAACTTACTAAGATTGGTAAACCCGCCACAAGGCAGTTACTTCAAGTATTAGAGGAAAAGGATAACGCTGAAATACGCTGGATGGCTGTCAGGGCACTGAAAAGGATTTATGCAAAGCAATATGGGTTTATTGAAGGAGGTGTTGGCTGGAAAAGCCAGAAGCACTATATCAATTTTCGGGCATTCTGGGACTCATTGGGCAACTTACATGTAAACAGTACCTTTCGAGAGTGTCGCGCTGCGGTAAAAAAATGGTATAAGTGGCTTGATAGCCAAGGCATTGAATAACGTGCTGCATCCGCGTTTACATGGGTGCTTCCCGCTAAAAATATTTTTACTTTCCTTTGACTCCATCAACAAAACCAGTTTCCACCTGCGTCTCTGGCAGCCTCGATTACCAAAGTCTTGGCGAGCGACCGAAGGCTGGCTCCGTTGAAGGCAGAAACCCATTATTTTTCAGGAATGCGGTTATTGTGACCGTTCTCAACTGGCAATTATTTCCTAAATGGTATTCTGAACAAATTGGTCTGGCTTCAAAATACCTGTCCATCCGGAAACAGTGTGGGTCGCGGGCAAAAGCCGCGGATATGAGGGTTGATGCGTCGCGATTCGCCCGGTCAAGCGGCGGCTACGGGTTCCTCTTCTCTGTTTGTTGCGAGCGAGATGGTCGTGACTTGCAAACCGGCGAGGTGCTGATGCCGAGGCGCAAGCACAAGTCTTCCGTGGCCCGTCTTTCGCGACCTGGACAAGCGGCAGGCGAGAGACAGCGACCCACAGGTCGAGTTGATTTCCGCCAGCCCCGCAACCGAAGCAACGGAACGTGTTCTTTCGCGGATTTGCTGAGAATGAGCGGCTCTCCGGCGATGTTGATCCGTGAATCGGGCACGGCCCACGGACTTGGTCACCCGTACGCTCGACCACCTCAAACCCGACCAGGTCAAGAACCTGTTCTAGCGAAATCAGCCCCCGGACCTCACGAAACTCAATTCCTGGCATGGACCTTACTCCTCACAACAGAGAAGAGGAACCCGTACAAAGCGATATCGCTGACCGCAGATTTTACCACCCTTCAAGACCCCACCACCCATCAGGAGTAAAGCTTACCCACACTATACCCGGATGGACCAAATATCGTGCTAGCAGGCATTCGGAGTATCATAATCCGGGTCCTTATTTTTCGAGCGATCCTAACCATTCCTTCCAACCCCCTGGGCGGCACGATTGCCGCCCAGGCAATGATAAAATTACGACCACTGGCCATAAGGTGCCACTAGCTAGAAACCTCGCGGACAACACCACACCTTACGCGGGCGTCAGCTCCGCCAGCTCCCGCGCCAGCCGCTTGCGCGCGACGTGCAGCCGCCGCTTGATCGTGCCGATCGGCGCGTCAAACGCGTCGGCCATTTCCACCAGCGTCTGGCCCCGCACGTAAAACGCCTTCAGCGTGTCCCGGTCCAGCTTCCCCAGTCGCTTTAGCCCGGCCCGGACCTGGTTCCGCGTCTCGCTCCGCAGGATTTCATCCAACGGAGTTTCTTGCGTCGCGCAGTTGTGCTCGAACGACTCCACCTCGGTCGCGTACTCGGGACCGCGCCGCATGGCCCGGTTAATGGCCATCCGGTTGGCGATCGAGCGCAGCCACCCGCCCACGCACTCCGGCACCCGCAATTGATCCAGCTTTTCCAGGGCCTGGATAAAGACCTCTTGTACCAGCTCTTGCGCTTCGGCGTGGTTCCCCAGCCGGCGCAACGCCACGGCGTAGATCGCTTGCTCGTACCGCAGGCACAACTGGCCGAACGCCTCGCGCTCGCCCGCCTGCGCGGCCAAGACCAACTCCCGGACCGACCATTGCTCAACCGACTTTTCCAAAGTCATCATGATTCACACTGCTCTCTCTCTTGAGCGAAGATTTTTCCCCAGGTCCCGGCGCACCATAACGCCGGGGGTAAAAAGCGGAAAAATCGAACCGGACCGCGACGCGCCAAATCATGCGCGAAATGCGGTTGCGAACGGGGAAACAGGGTCAGACGCTGGCGGGAT encodes the following:
- a CDS encoding MATE family efflux transporter, with the protein product MHQSLSPAPSPITAPGPILPVLARLALPILAVQILDMLVGMTDSWLAGTQLGRPEHLAAMNLVNYCLWFLISIFSLVSIGTTAIVARSIGAGEYHEARRIANVSLFWGGLLCLVPMLGLYFFSRPVVELLGLHGTAAELAARYFLFLIPALPAMMIESVGGGALRAAGDTFSPMLSMVAVNAIDMLVSFGLVVGLGPFPQLGWDGLVIGTVAGYGVGVLIMLWAMNRGTAGLKIIPAEIRWDAARAWRIFSVGIPGGIDLLAMIGCHLWFMRVINDLGEVSAAAHGVAIRLESLSYLPVAALQVAATTMVGQNLGAGQPARATRSVWIACLVGEAFLILSCAILFFGNEFLARMFVKSDQPEVIAQAARALRIVTLAQPGLVILMILTGALRGAGDTRWPLLVTFVGFLLVRIPLGTALAHSSLTLPWMAQSLPLLGWGLSGAWYAMVIDIYVRTALVVWRFSGGKWKKARV
- a CDS encoding ATP-binding protein, whose amino-acid sequence is MLKKLTEIHAVLTQVKAQVERALTQEVLTLRFGWEFEWYLHHDGKETQHLGLIDLPPLMYLDGGKPGHQLSWGLRFYTLRHAGTELRAVELLTPRKWEFPDVWFVPTGQVRRLYRYLLRRQRRAKREQPPIMPPGEQQSLWDNTIGVLKRDQRLLRQYRITQKRGVLLLGSPGNGKTMACRWLRYEALRRGLAWNQVTSEEFQAARSNGSIRDLFSLDEPGVILFDDFDMALRDRQRYGDEGQSTFLTEMDGMHPKHGVIYLFTSNLNLDELDPAAKRPGRLDQILHFNNPTAELRRRFVRETWPAPLLEKFDWERVVADSHGWSFAEMEEARKSAVIRWLETGQVDWSPTLAKMQARFSQEPLRRPVGFATGNHGVVGEIIGPAAQMTSIYK
- a CDS encoding HEAT repeat domain-containing protein, encoding MPSTNQNNSLVCYCIAIIVALTGFTFLSQHEKSIDANETTATTQHRDIQCKIESLIRTITDDPDEFGRSTPSVYELTKIGKPATRQLLQVLEEKDNAEIRWMAVRALKRIYAKQYGFIEGGVGWKSQKHYINFRAFWDSLGNLHVNSTFRECRAAVKKWYKWLDSQGIE
- a CDS encoding sigma-70 family RNA polymerase sigma factor; protein product: MMTLEKSVEQWSVRELVLAAQAGEREAFGQLCLRYEQAIYAVALRRLGNHAEAQELVQEVFIQALEKLDQLRVPECVGGWLRSIANRMAINRAMRRGPEYATEVESFEHNCATQETPLDEILRSETRNQVRAGLKRLGKLDRDTLKAFYVRGQTLVEMADAFDAPIGTIKRRLHVARKRLARELAELTPA